From the Mycobacteriales bacterium genome, one window contains:
- a CDS encoding glycosyltransferase produces MTRDRLLFYCQHSLGLGHLARSLRLAEGLTDRFEVTLLNGGRFPAGTRVPAGIDVVNLPPLGHDDGVELVSHDPAFTVAAAKAARTRLILAALAETTPSVVLIEMYPFGRRKFEFELVPLLDAVAALGDDRPRVVCSLRDILVQRPVGQEKHDERAVTRLNASFDAIVLHADPAFATLEESFRPATPLRVPVLYTGFVAPPAPAPADRRLDRLVVSSGGGMVGEPLVRAAVEVHRDLFIRTGLRTTVVAGPFLPAPVWDWLRDQARHSPVLEAVRRVDDLALEIGRSALSLSQGGYNTTMDLLRAGTPAVVVPYAEGAEDEQTRRTSRLAELGVLRMVPATDLAVPDRLLAALVDAAGSTPAPVPLDLTGAETTARILAPELAVR; encoded by the coding sequence GTGACCCGCGACCGATTGCTCTTCTACTGTCAGCACTCCCTGGGCCTCGGCCACCTGGCCCGCTCCCTCCGGCTTGCGGAGGGTCTGACCGACCGGTTCGAGGTGACGCTGCTCAACGGCGGCCGCTTCCCGGCCGGCACCCGGGTCCCGGCCGGGATCGACGTGGTGAACCTCCCGCCGCTCGGCCACGACGACGGCGTCGAGCTGGTCAGCCACGACCCGGCGTTCACGGTCGCCGCGGCCAAGGCGGCCCGGACCCGGCTGATCCTGGCCGCGCTGGCGGAGACCACGCCCTCGGTGGTGCTCATCGAGATGTACCCGTTCGGCCGGCGCAAGTTCGAGTTCGAGCTGGTGCCGCTGCTGGACGCGGTCGCCGCGCTCGGCGACGACCGGCCCCGGGTGGTCTGCAGCCTGCGCGACATCCTGGTGCAGCGGCCGGTCGGGCAGGAGAAGCACGACGAGCGCGCGGTCACCCGGCTCAACGCGTCCTTCGACGCGATCGTCCTGCACGCCGACCCGGCGTTCGCGACGCTGGAGGAGTCCTTCCGCCCGGCGACCCCGCTGCGGGTGCCGGTGCTCTACACCGGCTTCGTCGCGCCGCCGGCCCCGGCCCCGGCCGACCGCCGGCTCGACCGGCTCGTCGTCTCCTCCGGCGGCGGCATGGTCGGCGAGCCGCTGGTGCGGGCCGCGGTCGAGGTGCACCGGGACCTGTTCATCCGGACCGGGCTGCGGACCACGGTCGTGGCCGGGCCGTTCCTGCCGGCGCCGGTCTGGGACTGGTTGCGGGACCAGGCCCGGCACAGCCCGGTGCTGGAGGCGGTCCGGCGGGTGGACGACCTGGCCCTGGAGATCGGCCGCTCCGCGCTGTCGCTGAGTCAAGGTGGGTACAACACCACCATGGACCTGCTGCGGGCGGGCACCCCCGCCGTCGTCGTCCCGTACGCGGAGGGAGCCGAGGACGAGCAGACCCGCCGGACCTCCCGGCTGGCCGAGCTCGGCGTGCTGCGGATGGTGCCGGCCACCGACCTCGCGGTCCCGGACCGGCTGCTGGCGGCGCTGGTCGACGCGGCCGGGTCCACCCCGGCGCCGGTGCCGCTGGACCTCACCGGCGCGGAGACGACCGCCCGGATCCTCGCGCCCGAGCTGGCCGTCCGATGA
- a CDS encoding DUF2334 domain-containing protein, translating to MSWLEPVRAALDEGPCRVFFRDDDAGWGDERLWALLDLFRRRSLPIDVAVIPGSLTPSLIAGLAARARAGGVRLHQHGFAHVDHEPAGRKYEFGPSRSYDQQAVDITRGQALLRDAFGDLIEPVFTPPWNRCTSDTAAVLADTGFRILSRDSTAAPLRDVRVAEVPVTVDWFGSRKGVRWTPFQLAEKLADAVRSGEPVGIMLHHAVTDPGEFAAIGALLAVLGAHPNTRATPLAALAAVPG from the coding sequence ATGAGCTGGCTGGAGCCCGTCCGGGCCGCCCTGGACGAGGGGCCCTGCCGGGTCTTCTTCCGCGACGACGACGCCGGCTGGGGCGACGAGCGGCTCTGGGCGCTGCTGGACCTGTTCCGGCGCCGGTCGCTGCCGATCGACGTGGCGGTCATCCCGGGGTCGCTCACCCCCTCGCTGATCGCCGGGCTGGCCGCCCGGGCCCGGGCCGGCGGGGTGCGGCTGCACCAGCACGGCTTCGCCCACGTCGACCACGAGCCGGCCGGGCGCAAGTACGAGTTCGGGCCGTCGCGGTCCTACGACCAGCAGGCCGTGGACATCACCCGCGGCCAGGCGCTGCTGCGGGACGCGTTCGGCGACCTGATCGAGCCGGTCTTCACCCCGCCCTGGAACCGGTGCACCTCCGACACCGCCGCGGTGCTCGCCGACACCGGCTTCCGGATCCTGTCCCGGGACAGCACGGCCGCGCCCCTGCGGGACGTCCGGGTGGCGGAGGTCCCGGTCACGGTCGACTGGTTCGGCTCCCGCAAGGGCGTCCGATGGACCCCGTTCCAGCTCGCCGAGAAGCTCGCCGACGCCGTCCGGTCCGGAGAACCGGTCGGGATCATGCTCCACCACGCCGTCACCGACCCGGGTGAGTTCGCCGCCATCGGCGCGCTGCTGGCGGTCCTCGGTGCCCACCCGAACACCAGAGCCACTCCCCTCGCCGCTCTCGCCGCGGTCCCTGGCTGA
- a CDS encoding extracellular solute-binding protein has translation MAGLLLGAAACGGSSGGGGAAAAAPDTSLDSKTTQELATQAAQEGSLTWYTTFADDDVQPIVAAFNKTYPNVKVNSLRLSADKIPQRVLTEQKGGKHNADIVSGDSPQVAQLLQAGSLQPYTPKDISALPSGLDLPKGYEGVVYAVTTTVAYNPKLVAQKGLPVPKSWEDLTQPAWKGQFSIDPSAVNWYDSLVQSMGHDKAIDLLKRLGDNSPVFVESHTQALTQVQAGEPIGAATAYGYKASSLKEKTPDSVEFVNSDPLPASLTLVDVVKDAPHPAAARLFEDWIVSKEGQQAVVDITNHTSIRPDVKNDASVWDETKWPAAWGKPNLPAAEYNTELAEMKSALHAP, from the coding sequence ATGGCCGGCCTGTTGCTCGGCGCCGCTGCCTGCGGCGGCTCGTCCGGCGGCGGCGGCGCGGCGGCGGCCGCACCGGACACGAGCCTGGACTCCAAGACCACCCAGGAGCTCGCGACCCAGGCCGCGCAGGAGGGCTCCCTCACCTGGTACACGACCTTCGCCGACGACGACGTGCAGCCGATCGTCGCCGCGTTCAACAAGACGTACCCGAACGTGAAGGTGAACTCGCTGCGCTTGTCCGCGGACAAGATCCCGCAGCGGGTGCTCACCGAGCAGAAGGGCGGCAAGCACAACGCCGACATCGTCTCCGGTGACTCGCCCCAGGTGGCCCAGCTGCTGCAGGCGGGCTCGCTGCAGCCGTACACGCCCAAGGACATCTCCGCGCTGCCGTCCGGGCTGGACCTGCCCAAGGGCTACGAGGGCGTGGTCTACGCGGTGACCACGACCGTCGCGTACAACCCGAAGCTGGTGGCGCAGAAAGGGCTCCCGGTGCCGAAGTCCTGGGAGGACCTGACCCAGCCGGCCTGGAAGGGTCAGTTCTCCATCGACCCCAGCGCGGTCAACTGGTACGACAGCCTGGTCCAGTCGATGGGCCACGACAAGGCGATCGACCTGCTCAAGCGGCTCGGCGACAACAGCCCGGTGTTCGTGGAGAGCCACACCCAGGCGCTGACCCAGGTGCAGGCGGGCGAGCCGATCGGCGCCGCCACCGCGTACGGCTACAAGGCCTCCAGCCTGAAGGAGAAGACCCCGGACTCGGTCGAGTTCGTCAACTCCGACCCGCTGCCGGCCTCGCTCACCCTGGTCGACGTGGTCAAGGACGCGCCGCACCCGGCCGCGGCCCGGCTGTTCGAGGACTGGATCGTGTCCAAGGAGGGCCAGCAGGCCGTCGTGGACATCACCAACCACACCTCGATCCGGCCGGACGTGAAGAACGACGCCAGCGTCTGGGACGAGACGAAGTGGCCGGCCGCGTGGGGCAAGCCGAACCTGCCGGCGGCCGAGTACAACACCGAGCTCGCGGAGATGAAGTCGGCGCTGCACGCGCCGTGA
- a CDS encoding iron ABC transporter permease, protein MALLVDDTSTPEVEAPKQRRDWRSLLDPRYVTLAVAGLVVAYLALVPIGTMVYSSLRTNFLGIAPGAWTFQNYVDTFTSDGFGTLVLNSFVYAGATAIVCTVLGFLLAWLVARTNTPGKAFARIAALVPLIVPGILNTVAWSLLLSPQRGTGNVALRGAGLPAFNVFSLHGMIFVQSMHVVPVAYLMGTAAFASMDSSLEEASLASGASPWKTFRVITLRMARPAMLSAGLLMFIQTISTFEVPQLIGVPGRRFVFVSRIYSALQNFPPDYGTVGAIGIFVLVIASLGLWLSRRLSAASTVQTITGKGFRATGQDIGRWRWAGFAFFVLFFLIAVALPILMLVWSSLLPGFEQPSWGALHRLTFSNYTQIFVRPGLVNSVKNSLITAVASGLIVTVLSALVAYITVKTKLRGRGLLDGLATVPIAVPSVVMGVGILYWYLAAPLPFHLYGTLAILIVAFVTITLPYGMRYIVPGMAAIKDELEEAATASGAGWWQAFRRIFVPLLMPSLLAAFLYTMIVSFREVSAAIFLYSSGTEVVSVQVFDLYSNGSYPVVAALGVVLVLFLSILAGGVRLLTRRFGIRNG, encoded by the coding sequence ATGGCCCTGCTGGTGGACGACACCTCCACCCCCGAGGTCGAGGCACCGAAGCAGCGCCGGGACTGGCGGTCCCTGCTCGACCCGCGGTACGTGACGCTCGCGGTGGCCGGGCTGGTCGTCGCGTACCTGGCGCTGGTGCCGATCGGCACGATGGTCTACAGCAGCCTGCGGACGAACTTCCTCGGCATCGCGCCGGGCGCGTGGACCTTCCAGAACTACGTCGACACCTTCACCAGCGACGGCTTCGGCACGCTGGTGCTCAACTCGTTCGTGTACGCCGGCGCCACCGCGATCGTCTGCACGGTGCTCGGCTTCCTGCTGGCCTGGCTGGTCGCCCGCACCAACACCCCGGGCAAGGCGTTCGCCCGGATCGCGGCGCTGGTCCCGCTGATCGTGCCGGGCATCCTCAACACGGTGGCCTGGAGCCTGCTGCTGTCACCCCAGCGCGGCACCGGGAACGTCGCCCTGCGCGGCGCCGGGCTGCCCGCGTTCAACGTGTTCTCCCTGCACGGCATGATCTTCGTTCAGTCGATGCACGTGGTGCCGGTGGCGTACCTGATGGGCACGGCCGCGTTCGCCTCGATGGACTCGTCGCTGGAGGAGGCCTCGCTGGCCTCGGGGGCCTCGCCCTGGAAGACCTTCCGGGTGATCACGCTGCGGATGGCCCGCCCGGCGATGCTCTCGGCCGGGCTGCTGATGTTCATCCAGACGATCTCGACGTTCGAGGTGCCGCAGCTGATCGGCGTGCCAGGGCGGCGGTTCGTGTTCGTCAGCCGGATCTACTCGGCGTTGCAGAACTTCCCGCCGGACTACGGGACCGTCGGCGCCATCGGTATCTTCGTGCTGGTGATCGCGTCGCTCGGGCTCTGGCTGTCGCGCCGGCTGTCCGCGGCCTCGACCGTGCAGACCATCACCGGCAAGGGTTTCCGGGCCACCGGGCAGGACATCGGCCGCTGGCGCTGGGCCGGGTTCGCGTTCTTCGTGCTGTTCTTCCTCATCGCGGTCGCGCTGCCGATCCTCATGCTGGTCTGGTCCTCGCTGCTGCCTGGCTTCGAGCAGCCGTCCTGGGGCGCCCTGCACCGGCTGACGTTCTCCAACTACACGCAGATCTTCGTCCGGCCCGGGCTGGTGAACTCGGTCAAGAACAGCCTCATCACCGCGGTCGCGTCCGGGCTGATCGTCACCGTGCTGAGCGCGCTGGTCGCGTACATCACGGTGAAGACCAAGCTGCGCGGGCGCGGGTTGCTGGACGGGCTCGCGACCGTGCCGATCGCGGTGCCCAGCGTGGTCATGGGCGTCGGCATCCTCTACTGGTACCTGGCCGCGCCGCTGCCGTTCCACCTCTACGGCACGCTCGCGATCCTCATCGTCGCGTTCGTGACGATCACCCTGCCGTACGGGATGCGCTACATCGTCCCGGGCATGGCAGCGATCAAGGACGAGCTGGAGGAGGCCGCGACCGCCAGCGGGGCCGGCTGGTGGCAGGCGTTCCGGCGGATCTTCGTGCCGCTGCTGATGCCCTCGCTGCTGGCCGCGTTCCTCTACACGATGATCGTCTCGTTCCGGGAGGTGTCCGCGGCGATCTTCCTGTACTCGTCGGGCACCGAGGTCGTCTCGGTCCAGGTCTTCGACCTCTACTCCAACGGGTCCTACCCGGTGGTGGCGGCGCTCGGCGTCGTGCTCGTGCTCTTTCTCAGCATCCTCGCCGGTGGCGTGCGCCTGCTCACCCGCCGGTTCGGCATCAGGAACGGGTGA
- a CDS encoding ABC transporter ATP-binding protein — translation MIKLTGVVKRYRGRAVSANAVDGIDLDIPEGKLVTLLGPSGCGKTTTLRLIAGLERADAGVIEIGGQVVSDPGRRVYIGPHRRPIGIVFQSYAIWPHMTVLQNVMFPLVVSKPRPPREQARQQAMTALDAVGLSEFADRPAPALSGGQQQRVALARALVREPKVLLLDEPLSNLDKGLRGRMRDEIREVQQRLGITTVFVTHDQDEALAISDDVVVMNSGNVVERGLPQAIYTSPQDEFTARFLGLSNNLRGVVESAGRNGALVNCGRRTLLCRGGVTASPGDEVSVFMRPESFRLSRRQHSDEAWPGTIVFSIYHGDCWDYHVRVDDEVLKVRVYQEKIGLSHGDAVFLEPDPDSAIVISGRRAVVAEPVPDPAEV, via the coding sequence ATGATCAAGCTGACCGGGGTCGTCAAGCGGTACCGCGGGCGCGCGGTGTCCGCCAACGCCGTCGACGGCATCGACCTCGACATCCCCGAGGGCAAGCTGGTCACCCTGCTCGGCCCCAGCGGCTGCGGCAAGACGACCACGCTGCGGCTGATCGCCGGGCTGGAACGGGCCGACGCCGGCGTCATCGAGATCGGCGGCCAGGTCGTCTCCGACCCCGGCCGCCGGGTCTACATCGGACCGCACCGGCGCCCGATCGGGATCGTCTTCCAGTCGTACGCGATCTGGCCGCACATGACCGTGCTGCAGAACGTGATGTTCCCGCTGGTGGTGAGCAAGCCCCGGCCGCCGCGGGAGCAGGCCCGGCAGCAGGCGATGACCGCGCTGGACGCGGTGGGGCTGAGCGAGTTCGCCGACCGGCCGGCGCCGGCGCTGTCCGGCGGCCAGCAGCAGCGGGTCGCGCTGGCCCGGGCGCTGGTCCGCGAGCCCAAGGTGCTGCTGCTGGACGAGCCACTGTCCAACCTGGACAAGGGCCTGCGCGGCCGGATGCGGGACGAGATCCGCGAGGTCCAGCAGCGCCTGGGCATCACCACCGTGTTCGTCACCCACGACCAGGACGAGGCGCTGGCGATCTCCGACGACGTGGTCGTGATGAACAGCGGCAACGTGGTCGAGCGCGGGCTGCCGCAGGCGATCTACACCAGCCCGCAGGACGAGTTCACCGCCCGCTTCCTCGGCCTGTCCAACAACCTGCGCGGCGTGGTCGAGTCGGCCGGCCGCAACGGCGCGCTGGTCAACTGCGGCCGCCGGACGCTGCTCTGCCGCGGCGGGGTCACCGCCTCCCCCGGCGACGAGGTCAGCGTGTTCATGCGGCCGGAGAGCTTCCGGCTCTCCCGCCGGCAGCACTCGGACGAGGCCTGGCCCGGCACGATCGTGTTCTCGATCTACCACGGCGACTGCTGGGACTACCACGTCCGGGTCGACGACGAGGTGCTCAAGGTCCGCGTGTACCAGGAGAAGATCGGCCTCTCCCACGGCGACGCGGTCTTCCTCGAACCCGACCCGGACAGCGCGATCGTCATCTCCGGCCGCCGGGCCGTCGTCGCCGAGCCGGTCCCGGACCCGGCCGAGGTCTGA
- a CDS encoding CbbQ/NirQ/NorQ/GpvN family protein: MAEAPFYLSTGDEVELFLAAYEQRIPVLLKGPTGCGKTRFVEHMAWRIAREREQPVDEPLVTVTCHDDMTSADLVGRYLLSADGTSWLDGPLTRAVRTGALCYLDEVVEARKDTTVILHALTDHRRMLPIERLGETVAAHPDFLLVVSYNPGYQATAKDLKPSTRQRFLALQFGYPAPSLEAEIIAHESGVDGATASQLGFLASKLRNLDEADIIEGPSTRLLIHVGALIRKGVPAQRACDVALVQAVSDDADVQAAVRDVTRAVLA, translated from the coding sequence GTGGCTGAGGCTCCGTTCTATCTGTCCACAGGCGACGAGGTCGAGCTGTTCCTGGCCGCGTACGAGCAGCGGATCCCGGTGCTGCTCAAGGGCCCGACCGGCTGCGGCAAGACCCGCTTCGTGGAGCACATGGCCTGGCGGATCGCGCGCGAGCGGGAGCAGCCGGTGGACGAGCCGCTGGTCACCGTCACCTGCCACGACGACATGACCTCGGCCGACCTGGTCGGCCGCTACCTGCTGTCCGCCGACGGGACGAGCTGGCTGGACGGTCCGCTGACCCGGGCCGTCCGGACCGGGGCGCTGTGCTACCTGGACGAGGTGGTCGAGGCGCGCAAGGACACCACCGTGATCCTGCACGCGCTGACCGACCACCGCCGGATGCTGCCGATCGAACGGCTGGGCGAGACCGTCGCCGCGCACCCGGACTTCCTGCTCGTCGTCTCCTACAACCCCGGCTACCAGGCGACCGCGAAGGATCTCAAACCCTCGACCCGGCAGCGGTTCCTGGCCCTCCAGTTCGGCTATCCGGCGCCGTCGCTCGAGGCGGAGATCATCGCGCACGAGTCCGGTGTGGACGGTGCCACCGCTTCCCAGCTCGGCTTCCTGGCCAGCAAACTGCGCAACCTGGACGAGGCGGACATCATCGAGGGGCCGAGCACCCGGCTGCTGATCCACGTCGGCGCGCTGATCCGCAAGGGCGTGCCGGCCCAGCGGGCCTGCGACGTCGCGCTGGTGCAGGCGGTCAGCGACGACGCCGACGTGCAGGCCGCGGTCCGGGACGTCACCCGGGCCGTGCTCGCGTGA